A region of Sphingobium baderi DNA encodes the following proteins:
- the metH gene encoding methionine synthase, whose product MTTQPSATNFVNIGERTNVTGSAKFKKLIMAGDYATAIDIAREQVENGAQVVDVNMDEGLLDAIEAMTTFLKLMTSEPDISRVPVMIDSSKWEVIEAGLKCVSGKPIVNSISMKEGEDAFLAHARKVMAYGAAVVVMAFDETGQADTKERKVEICARAYDLLVSIGFPPEDIIFDPNIFAVATGIEEHNNYGVDFIEACKEIKARCPHVHISGGLSNLSFSFRGNEPVRRAMHSIFLYHAIPAGMDMGIVNAGQLDVYDAIDPELREACEDVILNRPQRDPSVTPTERLVELAEKFRGTGGEVDKAAEEWRGWPVAKRLEHALVKGIDMYVVEDTEEARLSADKPIEVIEGPLMDGMNVVGDLFGAGKMFLPQVVKSARVMKKAVAHLLPYIEAAKEPGAKGKGKVVMATVKGDVHDIGKNIVGVVLQCNGFEVIDLGVMVPWQDILKAANENDADMIGLSGLITPSLDEMVTVAQEMQRADMSMPLLIGGATTSRVHTALRIDPAFTGPVVHVLDASRAVGVATALVSQTQKTDFVQKTKDDYEHVRVARANKGQSALLSLEDARANAFEIDENLKPPRPRLPGVHRFPDWDLKDLRDYIDWTPFFRAWELAGNYPAILTDDIVGESAASLFADAQKMLDRIIDEKWLTARGVAGLWPCAREGDDIIVHVEDERHVRLPMLRQQIAKREGRANMCLADFISPDGDWIGGFAVSLHGIEPHLARFKNAIDDYSDILLKALADRLAEAFAERLHHYVRTALWGYAEGEQLTNEALIKEQYRGIRPAPGYPACPEHSLKPLLFDMLDAHHATGITLTESFAMLPTAAVSGFYFGHPQAEYFGVARIGRDQLEDYAQRRGVDVETAERWLRPNLD is encoded by the coding sequence ATGACCACCCAACCTTCCGCCACCAACTTCGTCAACATCGGTGAGCGCACCAACGTCACCGGATCGGCCAAGTTCAAGAAGCTCATCATGGCGGGCGACTATGCCACCGCCATCGACATCGCGCGCGAGCAGGTGGAGAACGGCGCGCAGGTGGTCGACGTCAACATGGACGAAGGGCTGCTCGACGCCATCGAGGCGATGACGACCTTCCTGAAACTCATGACGTCGGAACCCGACATCAGCCGCGTGCCGGTGATGATCGACAGCTCCAAATGGGAAGTGATCGAAGCGGGCCTCAAATGCGTGTCCGGCAAGCCCATCGTCAACTCGATCAGCATGAAGGAAGGGGAGGACGCCTTCCTTGCTCATGCCCGAAAGGTTATGGCTTATGGCGCGGCGGTGGTCGTCATGGCCTTCGACGAAACGGGCCAGGCCGACACCAAGGAGCGCAAGGTCGAAATCTGCGCCCGCGCCTACGACCTGCTGGTCAGCATCGGTTTTCCGCCGGAAGACATCATCTTCGACCCCAATATCTTCGCCGTCGCGACGGGCATCGAGGAGCATAATAATTACGGCGTCGACTTCATCGAAGCCTGCAAGGAGATCAAGGCCCGCTGCCCGCATGTCCACATTTCGGGCGGCCTGTCGAACCTCAGCTTCTCCTTCCGCGGCAACGAACCCGTGCGCCGCGCGATGCACTCCATTTTCCTGTATCACGCCATTCCGGCGGGCATGGATATGGGCATCGTCAATGCGGGCCAGCTCGACGTCTATGACGCCATCGACCCCGAACTGCGCGAAGCCTGCGAGGACGTCATCCTCAACCGCCCCCAGCGCGATCCCAGCGTTACGCCCACCGAGCGGCTGGTCGAACTCGCCGAAAAATTCCGGGGCACCGGCGGGGAAGTCGACAAGGCGGCTGAGGAATGGCGCGGCTGGCCGGTCGCCAAGCGCCTCGAACATGCGCTGGTCAAGGGCATCGACATGTATGTGGTCGAGGATACGGAGGAAGCCCGCCTTTCCGCAGACAAGCCCATCGAAGTGATCGAAGGCCCCCTGATGGACGGCATGAACGTGGTCGGCGACCTGTTCGGCGCGGGCAAGATGTTCCTGCCGCAAGTCGTCAAATCCGCCCGCGTCATGAAGAAGGCGGTGGCCCATCTCCTCCCCTATATCGAAGCCGCGAAGGAACCCGGCGCCAAGGGCAAGGGCAAGGTCGTCATGGCGACCGTCAAGGGCGACGTGCACGACATCGGCAAGAACATCGTCGGCGTCGTGCTCCAGTGCAATGGCTTCGAAGTGATCGACCTGGGCGTCATGGTGCCGTGGCAGGACATATTGAAGGCCGCGAACGAGAATGATGCCGACATGATCGGCCTGTCCGGCCTCATCACGCCCTCGCTGGACGAAATGGTGACGGTGGCGCAGGAAATGCAGCGCGCCGACATGTCAATGCCGCTGCTGATCGGCGGAGCCACCACGTCGCGGGTGCACACCGCGCTGCGTATCGACCCGGCCTTCACTGGCCCTGTCGTTCATGTGCTGGACGCCAGCCGGGCGGTGGGCGTGGCGACCGCGCTCGTCTCGCAAACGCAGAAGACCGATTTCGTCCAGAAGACCAAGGACGATTATGAGCATGTCCGCGTCGCCCGCGCGAATAAGGGGCAGAGCGCCCTCCTGTCGCTGGAGGACGCCCGCGCCAATGCCTTCGAGATCGACGAGAATCTGAAGCCGCCGCGCCCGCGCCTGCCCGGCGTTCATCGCTTCCCGGACTGGGATCTGAAGGATCTGCGGGACTATATCGACTGGACGCCTTTCTTCCGCGCCTGGGAGCTGGCGGGCAATTATCCCGCGATCCTCACCGATGACATCGTCGGCGAAAGCGCCGCCAGCCTGTTTGCCGACGCACAGAAGATGCTCGACCGTATCATCGACGAAAAATGGCTGACCGCGCGCGGCGTCGCGGGGCTGTGGCCCTGCGCCCGCGAAGGCGACGACATCATCGTCCATGTGGAGGACGAACGCCACGTCCGCCTTCCCATGCTGCGCCAGCAGATCGCCAAGCGGGAAGGGCGGGCGAATATGTGCCTTGCCGACTTCATCAGCCCGGACGGCGACTGGATCGGCGGTTTCGCGGTGTCGCTCCACGGCATCGAGCCGCATCTGGCCCGCTTCAAGAATGCGATCGACGATTATTCGGACATATTGCTGAAGGCGCTGGCCGATCGCCTTGCCGAAGCCTTTGCCGAGCGGCTGCATCATTATGTCCGCACCGCGCTCTGGGGCTATGCGGAGGGTGAGCAGCTTACCAACGAAGCGCTCATCAAGGAGCAATATCGCGGCATCCGTCCCGCGCCGGGTTATCCCGCCTGCCCGGAACACAGCCTGAAACCCTTGCTGTTCGACATGCTGGATGCCCATCACGCGACGGGCATCACGCTCACGGAAAGTTTCGCCATGCTCCCCACGGCGGCGGTCAGCGGCTTTTATTTCGGCCATCCGCAGGCGGAATATTTCGGCGTCGCCCGCATCGGCCGCGACCAGTTGGAGGATTATGCCCAGCGACGCGGCGTCGATGTGGAAACGGCGGAAAGGTGGCTGCGGCCCAATCTGGACTGA
- a CDS encoding homocysteine S-methyltransferase family protein: MTAEEQFRAIAAEKIMIFDGGYGTSIQKHGLTEADYRGDLELPKDQKGNNDLLCLTRPDIVEGIHAAYLEAGADMVETNTFSSTKIAMADYGCEHLVRDINIAAAKLARKACDAATAKDGRPRFVAGSIGPTNKTLSISPDVNDPAYREVDYDTLKADYREQCDALIEGGVDFLLVETCFDTLNAKAAGMAAREAEAAAGRSVPLMLSFTITDMSGRNLSGHTINAFWYSLRHLKPITIGVNCAFGADLLRPYLSELAKNADTLILAYPNAGLPNELGQYDELPETTASLIRQWVDEGLVNMVGGCCGTTPAHIGAVAKALAGHKPRVVPELPVVTRLAGLEPMHIAA, from the coding sequence ATGACCGCCGAGGAACAATTCCGCGCCATCGCGGCGGAAAAGATCATGATATTCGACGGCGGCTATGGCACGTCGATTCAGAAGCATGGCCTGACCGAAGCGGATTATCGCGGCGATTTGGAGCTGCCCAAGGACCAGAAGGGCAATAACGATCTGCTCTGCCTGACCCGCCCCGACATCGTGGAGGGCATCCACGCCGCCTATCTGGAGGCGGGCGCGGACATGGTGGAAACCAACACCTTCTCCTCCACGAAGATCGCCATGGCCGACTATGGCTGTGAACATCTGGTGCGCGACATCAACATCGCCGCCGCGAAACTCGCGCGCAAGGCGTGTGATGCGGCGACCGCGAAGGATGGCCGCCCGCGCTTCGTGGCGGGGTCCATCGGCCCCACGAACAAGACGCTGTCGATCTCACCGGACGTGAACGACCCCGCTTACCGCGAGGTGGATTACGATACGCTGAAAGCGGACTATCGCGAACAATGCGATGCCCTGATCGAAGGCGGCGTCGATTTCCTGCTGGTCGAAACCTGCTTCGACACGCTCAATGCCAAGGCGGCGGGCATGGCTGCCCGCGAAGCCGAAGCGGCGGCCGGCCGTTCGGTGCCGCTGATGCTCAGCTTCACCATCACCGACATGTCGGGCCGCAACCTGTCAGGGCACACGATCAATGCCTTCTGGTATTCGCTGCGCCATCTGAAGCCGATCACCATCGGCGTGAACTGCGCGTTCGGCGCGGATCTGCTGCGGCCTTATCTCAGTGAACTGGCGAAGAATGCCGACACGCTGATCCTGGCCTATCCCAATGCGGGATTGCCCAACGAACTGGGCCAATATGACGAACTGCCTGAAACCACGGCCAGCCTCATCCGCCAATGGGTGGACGAAGGACTGGTCAACATGGTCGGCGGCTGCTGCGGCACCACGCCCGCGCATATCGGCGCGGTGGCGAAGGCGCTTGCGGGCCACAAGCCGCGCGTCGTGCCGGAACTGCCGGTCGTGACGCGCCTCGCGGGTCTTGAACCGATGCACATCGCGGCCTGA
- the metF gene encoding methylenetetrahydrofolate reductase, whose translation MTLSFPSVEEARRALDAPLYADLAGDLNVSFEFFPPKTEKMEEQLWSAIETLTPLGPKFVSVTYGAGGSTRERTHNTVARIAKETPLAAAAHLTCVAASKDEITEVADAYWDAGVRHIVALRGDPPVAGAKFEPHPQGYQGAAELVDGLVKRHPFEISVAAYPETHPDAASAQGDLDNLKRKLDAGATRAITQFFFEPDTFFRFRDTAAAAGISADIIPGIMPVSNFAAVQRMSAMCNTDVPLWMGRLFEGLDTLPAARQLVSATLAAELCRKLYAGGVRDFHFYTLNRAELSYAICHLLGLRPEKSA comes from the coding sequence ATGACCCTCAGCTTCCCCTCCGTCGAAGAGGCGCGGCGCGCACTGGATGCGCCGCTCTATGCCGATCTGGCGGGCGACCTTAACGTCAGCTTCGAATTCTTCCCGCCCAAGACGGAGAAGATGGAGGAGCAGCTCTGGTCCGCGATCGAGACGCTGACGCCGCTGGGGCCGAAATTCGTTTCCGTCACCTATGGCGCGGGCGGTTCGACGCGGGAGCGCACTCACAACACGGTGGCGCGCATCGCGAAGGAAACGCCGCTCGCCGCCGCCGCGCACCTGACCTGCGTTGCCGCCAGCAAGGACGAGATCACCGAAGTAGCCGATGCCTATTGGGACGCGGGCGTGCGCCACATCGTCGCCCTGCGCGGTGATCCGCCGGTGGCAGGCGCGAAGTTCGAGCCGCATCCGCAGGGCTATCAGGGCGCGGCCGAACTGGTCGATGGGCTGGTGAAACGCCATCCCTTCGAGATTTCCGTGGCCGCCTATCCCGAAACGCACCCCGATGCGGCGAGCGCCCAGGGCGATCTCGACAATCTCAAGCGCAAGCTGGACGCGGGCGCGACCCGCGCCATCACGCAATTCTTTTTCGAACCGGACACCTTCTTCCGCTTTCGCGATACGGCGGCGGCGGCGGGCATTTCGGCGGACATCATCCCCGGCATCATGCCCGTCAGCAATTTCGCCGCGGTTCAGCGCATGTCGGCCATGTGCAACACCGATGTGCCGCTTTGGATGGGTCGCCTGTTCGAGGGGCTGGACACGCTTCCCGCCGCGCGGCAGCTTGTTTCCGCGACGCTGGCGGCGGAGCTTTGCCGCAAGCTTTATGCGGGCGGAGTGCGCGACTTCCATTTCTATACACTCAACCGTGCGGAACTCAGTTACGCCATCTGCCATCTGTTGGGCCTGCGACCGGAGAAAAGTGCATGA
- a CDS encoding ArsR/SmtB family transcription factor — protein MSAALDIFRALGDPTRLRIIHLLRAMELAVGEIAQVVGQSQPRVSRHVRILAEAGLVERRKEGNWVFLRLGKDAALAPYLALFDRIEPSQAEHLWQQADLARLAAVRADRSRAAESYFAEHAEEWDAIRSLHVAEADVEAAMTALLVQEPIGHLLDIGTGTGRMIELFGPEAEQVTALDRSPDMLRLARAKLPEDAGDKYALVLGDFGELPMERGSVDTVVLHQVLHYAQAPEAAIAEAARVTAAQGRVLIADFAAHEREELRLRDQHARLGFSNEQIENWFAQAGLDLERVESLPGQELTVQLWLGRRRGARVLPIEGRISA, from the coding sequence ATGAGCGCCGCACTCGACATTTTCCGTGCCCTTGGCGATCCCACGCGCCTGCGGATCATCCATTTGCTGCGCGCCATGGAACTGGCCGTGGGCGAAATCGCGCAGGTCGTGGGGCAAAGCCAGCCGCGCGTGTCCCGTCACGTCCGCATCCTCGCCGAGGCCGGTCTTGTCGAACGGCGCAAGGAAGGAAACTGGGTTTTCCTTCGCCTTGGCAAGGATGCCGCCCTCGCGCCCTATCTCGCTTTGTTCGACCGGATCGAACCGTCGCAGGCCGAACATCTGTGGCAGCAGGCGGACCTCGCCCGCCTGGCCGCCGTGCGGGCGGATCGTTCGCGCGCCGCAGAAAGCTATTTCGCCGAACATGCGGAGGAATGGGACGCGATCCGCTCGCTCCACGTTGCCGAAGCCGATGTGGAAGCGGCCATGACCGCGCTCCTCGTGCAGGAGCCGATCGGCCATCTCCTCGATATCGGCACGGGGACGGGCCGCATGATCGAGCTTTTCGGCCCCGAAGCCGAACAGGTGACCGCGCTCGACCGCAGCCCCGACATGCTCCGATTGGCCCGCGCGAAGTTGCCGGAGGACGCGGGCGACAAATATGCGCTGGTGCTGGGCGATTTCGGCGAGTTGCCGATGGAGCGGGGCAGCGTTGACACGGTGGTCCTGCATCAGGTGCTGCATTACGCACAGGCGCCCGAAGCCGCCATCGCCGAAGCCGCCCGCGTCACCGCCGCGCAGGGCCGGGTGCTGATCGCCGACTTCGCCGCCCATGAGCGCGAGGAACTGCGCCTGCGCGATCAACATGCGCGTCTGGGCTTTTCCAACGAGCAGATCGAAAACTGGTTCGCGCAGGCGGGCCTTGACCTGGAACGGGTGGAAAGCCTGCCCGGACAGGAACTTACCGTGCAACTCTGGCTGGGCCGCCGCCGTGGCGCGCGCGTCCTGCCGATCGAAGGACGCATTTCCGCATGA
- a CDS encoding glycine zipper 2TM domain-containing protein: MKMKFLVNMGAALAMGVASLAVTATPAMARDGWGRHYDRGHSYRGDRGYRGYRGDYNRGYRGDRYYRNNYYRGYRGGYRCRDSGTGGTIIGAIAGGLLGNEVGKGSGRYGRGDGTTGAILGAGVGALAGRAIDRDC; encoded by the coding sequence ATGAAAATGAAGTTTCTTGTGAATATGGGAGCTGCGCTGGCCATGGGCGTTGCATCTCTCGCGGTGACCGCCACCCCCGCCATGGCGCGCGACGGCTGGGGCCGTCATTATGATCGCGGCCATTCCTATCGGGGTGATCGTGGCTATCGCGGTTATCGCGGCGACTATAATCGCGGCTATCGGGGCGATCGCTATTATCGCAACAATTATTATCGCGGTTATCGGGGCGGCTATCGCTGCCGGGACAGCGGCACGGGCGGCACGATCATCGGCGCGATCGCCGGTGGCCTGCTGGGTAACGAAGTCGGCAAGGGCAGCGGCCGCTATGGCCGTGGCGACGGCACCACGGGCGCCATCCTTGGCGCAGGCGTCGGGGCCCTCGCGGGTCGGGCCATCGACCGCGATTGCTAA
- a CDS encoding esterase-like activity of phytase family protein, with protein sequence MRRILIVLVLAILLLPAAHKNKPQLLHPGTLPVLARAVALSASDPALRRVGRLDYVAGWALTSRNPNFGGISSLLVEPSGQVLGLSDAGILMGFHVGPGEARRRSFIAPLPVRPQDRQKPWWAWDSESMTHDPATDRYWVGFELQQMICRYSSGFARVEACRTWPEIEAWPETGSIESLARLPDGRFIAIAEMGMTADGNHDALLFSGDPADPDTPSPIHLRYTPPQGYRPTDAVALDERHLLVLNRRLTLQELFTGVVAIVELPERLEPGTRLRAETLARLAPPLLADNFEGLAVTREGGQTMIWVASDDNHEFFQRTLLLKFALR encoded by the coding sequence ATGCGTCGAATCCTGATCGTTCTGGTCCTTGCGATCCTGCTGCTGCCGGCAGCCCACAAGAACAAGCCGCAACTGCTGCATCCCGGCACGTTGCCCGTGCTGGCGCGCGCCGTCGCGCTGAGCGCCAGCGACCCGGCGCTGCGGCGCGTGGGCAGGCTGGATTATGTCGCGGGATGGGCGCTTACCAGCCGGAACCCCAATTTCGGCGGCATATCGTCGCTGCTGGTGGAACCGTCAGGACAGGTTCTGGGGCTGAGCGACGCAGGCATTTTGATGGGATTTCATGTCGGCCCCGGCGAAGCCCGCCGCCGGTCCTTCATCGCGCCCCTGCCCGTCCGTCCGCAGGATCGGCAGAAACCCTGGTGGGCGTGGGATTCGGAGTCCATGACGCATGACCCCGCCACGGACCGCTATTGGGTCGGCTTCGAATTGCAGCAGATGATCTGCCGCTATTCATCCGGCTTCGCGCGGGTCGAAGCCTGCCGCACATGGCCGGAGATCGAGGCGTGGCCGGAAACCGGCTCCATCGAATCCCTCGCTCGCCTGCCCGACGGACGCTTCATCGCCATCGCCGAAATGGGGATGACGGCGGACGGCAATCATGATGCCCTGCTCTTTTCCGGCGATCCGGCAGACCCGGACACCCCCTCTCCCATTCATCTGCGTTATACGCCGCCGCAAGGCTATCGCCCCACCGATGCGGTGGCGCTGGATGAACGGCACCTGCTGGTGCTGAACCGGCGGCTGACCTTGCAGGAACTGTTCACCGGCGTCGTCGCCATCGTCGAACTGCCCGAACGACTGGAGCCCGGCACGCGACTGCGCGCGGAAACGCTGGCACGGCTCGCGCCGCCGCTATTGGCCGATAATTTCGAGGGGCTGGCCGTCACCAGAGAAGGCGGACAAACGATGATCTGGGTCGCGTCGGACGACAATCACGAATTTTTCCAGCGCACCCTGCTGCTCAAATTCGCGCTGCGCTGA
- the rpmB gene encoding 50S ribosomal protein L28 encodes MSRICELTGKGRQVGHNVSHANNKTKRVFLPNLQNVTLISEALEKGVKLRVSTHGLRSVEHNGGLDNWLLKTGDDQLSVKAQRLKRDIVKKKAAAAA; translated from the coding sequence ATGTCGCGCATTTGCGAGCTGACCGGCAAGGGCCGCCAGGTGGGTCACAATGTTTCCCACGCCAACAACAAGACGAAGCGTGTGTTCCTGCCCAACCTGCAGAATGTCACGCTGATCTCCGAAGCGCTGGAAAAGGGCGTGAAGCTGCGCGTGTCGACCCATGGCCTGCGTTCGGTGGAGCATAATGGCGGCCTCGACAACTGGCTGCTGAAGACCGGCGACGACCAGCTGTCGGTGAAGGCGCAGCGCCTGAAGCGCGACATCGTCAAGAAGAAGGCTGCCGCCGCAGCCTGA
- a CDS encoding nucleoside deaminase translates to MPSPFPLPDPMRRALDLAYAAQQADEVPIGAVVTLDGRVIGEGENRNRRDNDPTAHAEMVAIREAARRIGDFRLTGCDLWVTLEPCPMCAGAISHARIARLYYAVSDPKGGAVEQGPRLFAQPQCLHRPEVYGGLAEAEASALLRGFFAVRR, encoded by the coding sequence ATGCCGTCGCCCTTTCCCCTGCCCGATCCCATGCGCCGTGCGCTCGATCTCGCTTATGCGGCGCAGCAGGCGGATGAAGTGCCGATCGGTGCGGTGGTGACGCTGGACGGGCGCGTCATCGGCGAGGGTGAGAATCGCAACCGGCGCGACAATGATCCGACGGCTCATGCAGAGATGGTGGCGATCCGGGAAGCGGCGCGGCGGATCGGCGACTTCCGCCTGACGGGGTGCGATCTGTGGGTGACGCTGGAGCCGTGCCCGATGTGCGCGGGGGCGATTTCCCATGCCCGGATAGCGCGGCTTTATTACGCCGTGTCGGACCCCAAGGGCGGCGCGGTGGAACAGGGGCCACGTCTGTTCGCCCAGCCCCAATGCCTGCACCGACCCGAAGTCTATGGCGGACTGGCCGAGGCGGAGGCCTCAGCGTTGCTGCGCGGCTTTTTTGCTGTCCGGCGCTGA
- a CDS encoding GtrA family protein, with translation MKIIQRLSAEQQALMWQIVRYGVTGLFVTACQAAIYWVLAAPVGLHVQIANGIGYIAAVAIGYASHNAFTFRGHGAGEDGHAARGARFVAVSLVSYALNALWVWLCVTHMQWPEWSPIPAMMFVTPAVVFLLNRQWVFR, from the coding sequence ATGAAAATCATTCAGCGATTGTCGGCAGAGCAGCAGGCGCTGATGTGGCAGATCGTCCGCTATGGCGTGACGGGGCTGTTCGTCACGGCCTGTCAGGCGGCGATCTACTGGGTGCTGGCCGCGCCCGTGGGGCTGCATGTGCAGATCGCCAACGGGATCGGCTATATCGCGGCTGTCGCGATCGGCTATGCGTCCCACAACGCCTTCACCTTTCGCGGACATGGCGCGGGAGAGGATGGCCATGCGGCGCGAGGCGCGCGGTTCGTCGCCGTATCGCTGGTGAGCTATGCGCTCAATGCCTTGTGGGTGTGGCTGTGCGTCACGCATATGCAATGGCCGGAATGGTCGCCCATCCCGGCCATGATGTTCGTGACCCCTGCGGTGGTGTTCCTGCTCAACCGGCAATGGGTATTCCGGTAA
- a CDS encoding LytR/AlgR family response regulator transcription factor codes for MTIRTILVDDESLAIQGLKLRLEAHEDVEIVETCSNGREAIRAIKTHKPDLVFLDIQMPGFDGFSVVQGMMEVEPPLFIFVTAYSDHAIRAFEAQAVDYLMKPVEEGRLADALDRVRQRLSEKRQVQEVEKLREVLAEVAPDAMNDFASDEDAPASNRFEKLINIKDRGQIFRVDVDSIERIDAAGDYMCIYTADNSLILRETMKDLEKRLDPRNFQRVHRSTIVNLSQVRQVKPHTNGECFLVLESGAQVKVSRSYRDVVARFVH; via the coding sequence ATGACCATCAGAACGATCCTCGTCGACGACGAAAGCCTGGCTATTCAGGGCCTCAAGCTGCGTCTGGAAGCGCATGAGGATGTTGAAATCGTTGAAACCTGCAGCAATGGCCGTGAAGCCATTCGCGCCATAAAGACGCATAAACCCGACCTTGTGTTCCTTGACATTCAGATGCCCGGATTTGACGGCTTTTCCGTCGTTCAGGGCATGATGGAGGTCGAACCCCCGCTTTTCATCTTCGTGACGGCCTATAGCGACCATGCGATCCGCGCGTTCGAGGCGCAGGCGGTCGATTACCTGATGAAACCGGTGGAGGAAGGCCGCCTTGCCGACGCGCTCGACCGCGTGCGCCAGCGCCTGTCCGAAAAGCGGCAGGTGCAGGAAGTCGAAAAACTGCGCGAAGTGCTGGCCGAAGTCGCGCCCGACGCGATGAACGACTTTGCATCGGACGAGGATGCGCCCGCGTCCAACCGCTTCGAAAAGCTCATCAACATCAAGGATCGCGGCCAGATTTTCCGCGTCGACGTGGATTCGATCGAACGGATCGACGCGGCGGGCGATTATATGTGCATCTACACCGCCGACAACTCGCTGATCCTGCGCGAAACGATGAAGGATCTGGAAAAGCGGCTCGACCCCCGCAATTTCCAGCGCGTCCACCGCTCGACCATCGTGAACCTGTCGCAGGTGCGTCAGGTGAAGCCCCACACCAATGGCGAATGTTTCCTAGTGCTGGAAAGCGGCGCGCAGGTGAAGGTCAGCCGCTCCTATCGCGACGTGGTGGCGCGGTTCGTCCATTAA
- a CDS encoding sensor histidine kinase, giving the protein MSPPRIQPEPFFADKNRAFWNLQSLGWAGAFLLRGSSTVANGQPLSSLIPVLISTVSGYSVTLLIAVIFRFLLKQKPVITWGVSIITVLAAAGLVAFIDAWVFSTQNRASGTAGVQLFLGAFYLSVTLLGAWSALYYAINFYLTVEEQADQLLHLENQASSAQLAMLRYQLNPHFLFNTLNSISTLVLLKQTDRANAMLSRLSSFLRYTLINEPTAQVTIEQEVETLKLYLEIEKMRFEDRLRPVFIIDPAVAQARLPSLLLQPLVENAIKYAVTPKEEGAEISVTAQPAGENVRIIVSDSGPGLNDGAMRPNNPVSAGTGVGLANIRDRLIQAFGERQSFETRSTPGGFSVIIEMPLNLDEPSKVAA; this is encoded by the coding sequence ATGTCACCGCCTCGTATCCAGCCGGAACCCTTTTTCGCGGACAAGAATCGCGCTTTCTGGAACCTCCAGTCGCTGGGCTGGGCCGGGGCCTTCCTGCTGCGCGGTTCCTCCACCGTCGCCAACGGCCAGCCGCTTTCCAGCCTGATCCCGGTGTTGATCTCCACCGTCAGCGGTTATTCGGTCACGCTTCTGATCGCGGTGATCTTCCGCTTTCTGTTGAAGCAGAAGCCCGTCATCACCTGGGGCGTTTCGATCATCACGGTGCTGGCGGCGGCGGGGCTGGTGGCGTTTATCGACGCCTGGGTCTTTTCCACCCAGAACCGCGCGAGCGGGACGGCGGGGGTCCAGCTTTTCCTCGGCGCTTTCTATCTCAGCGTCACGCTGCTCGGCGCGTGGTCGGCGCTCTATTACGCCATTAATTTCTACCTGACCGTGGAGGAGCAGGCGGATCAGCTTCTGCACCTGGAAAATCAGGCGTCCAGCGCGCAACTGGCGATGCTGCGTTATCAGCTCAATCCCCATTTCCTGTTCAATACGCTCAACAGCATCTCGACCCTGGTGCTGCTGAAACAGACCGACCGGGCCAATGCGATGCTTTCGCGCCTGTCGTCCTTCCTGCGCTACACGCTGATCAACGAACCCACCGCGCAGGTGACGATCGAGCAGGAGGTGGAGACACTGAAACTCTATCTCGAAATCGAAAAGATGCGGTTCGAGGACCGGCTGCGTCCCGTCTTCATCATCGATCCGGCGGTCGCGCAGGCGCGTCTGCCCTCGCTATTGCTTCAGCCGCTGGTGGAAAACGCCATCAAATATGCAGTGACGCCCAAGGAGGAGGGGGCGGAAATCTCCGTCACGGCGCAGCCCGCCGGTGAAAACGTCCGGATCATCGTATCGGACAGCGGTCCGGGATTGAATGACGGGGCCATGCGCCCGAACAATCCCGTCAGCGCGGGAACAGGCGTCGGGCTGGCGAATATCCGTGATCGGCTTATTCAGGCTTTCGGGGAACGACAGAGCTTCGAAACGCGTTCCACGCCAGGCGGCTTTTCGGTCATTATCGAAATGCCGCTTAATCTGGATGAACCATCGAAAGTGGCCGCATGA
- a CDS encoding winged helix-turn-helix transcriptional regulator, producing MRHNLAQDLEQCALPSALEMMGERWSFLILRGAMAGILHFEEFQSVLGIARNILANRLARLVENGIMVRQPMQCDRRKVEYRLTAKGQELAPVMVALRQWGERWGCSPQTCQVLADSRDRQPIRRMTIQSHDGRDLAIEDLVWLCADGVSALEEVAAG from the coding sequence ATGAGACACAATCTGGCGCAGGACCTGGAGCAATGCGCGCTGCCAAGCGCGCTGGAGATGATGGGCGAACGCTGGTCCTTCCTGATCTTGCGGGGCGCCATGGCGGGCATCCTGCATTTCGAGGAGTTCCAGTCCGTCCTGGGCATCGCCCGTAATATCCTTGCCAATCGCCTGGCCCGGCTGGTTGAAAACGGTATCATGGTCCGCCAGCCCATGCAGTGCGACCGGCGCAAGGTCGAATATCGTCTGACCGCAAAGGGGCAGGAACTCGCCCCTGTCATGGTCGCCCTGCGTCAATGGGGCGAAAGATGGGGCTGCAGTCCGCAAACCTGCCAGGTGCTGGCCGACAGCCGCGACCGTCAGCCGATCCGCCGCATGACGATCCAGTCCCATGATGGCCGCGATCTGGCGATCGAGGATCTGGTCTGGCTGTGCGCGGATGGAGTATCGGCATTGGAGGAAGTGGCCGCTGGCTGA